Genomic segment of Primulina tabacum isolate GXHZ01 chromosome 11, ASM2559414v2, whole genome shotgun sequence:
GCCAATGTATGTATAGAAAAAATACGATAGTATATTTAACCTACCCTacgataatatatttaattttcacaattgtaccaaaaaaaattatacagtTAAAACACGAACCTCGCATATTTGATTCAATGATATCTATTGAATCCACGAGGGTATTTATCCCAGCGTCGGTACTTAGTAACCACTTTTAGGGTCTCATTCAATTTGGGTTTCCGATTCTGGAGTGAAATCTAGGACAAACAGATATCAATTTACCCTGGAAACGCATGAAATTATCAAGGTTGAATTCACACACATTGAGAACCAATGTCCAAAAATTATGATGAAATTGCGGATTACTATAGTTCAGAGAAGAAAATTTCATGTTATAGAATATCACACATTTTTGCTAAAAAGTGACAGTGAGAGAGCCATGGCTCAAGTCGCcatttttttttacacatatGAGAATCGAATTCCTGCGCGCTAAGCAACTAACTACAAAAGCTAGCAAAGAAAAGTataaaccatttatgaactacAACCAACCTTCATATTTTtagtctagtatttaaattacagCAATTTCGGGATGCTTCAAGAACTGAGATTGAATTTTGATGGAAACATGATTTGTTTACCATTTATCAACGAGAATTTATGAACCAGTGTGCAAGTTGACAAAGTTACAAACTAATGGGCTATTGACTTCCAATTTACGCAGTTTTCACCTCACCAAGTGGATATCGACTCATATCCTCGGAATAAAGCACACCCTCTGGTGTGGTGAGCCTTCGAAGGGCAATAAGAAACCGAGACTGCCCAGAAACAGGTATTATATCAATTATATGATTTCAATATTTGAGCAATTGGAATGTAATCAGGTTGTAACTTGTAAACTTACCCATTGAAATGCCACAAGTGCGAACCAACACCCCGTCAAACCGTAGCCGCTATTGCGTACGATCTAATGAAATGAGATAAACCATGTGGTCAATGGATTGATTAACTCCGTAAACTGGACAAAAGACTAATCTATAAATGCAACAGACGAAGAAAAGTTTGTATGAACTGCTAGAAGCCACTGGAGAGCTTGCTACATACCAGAAGAAGAAGAGTCCCTGAACAAAAGATCCCAGTCATAGACATGCTGATGAACTTCAAGTCTCTCCCCGCCTACGCAATTTGGAAAAACCTTATAGTGATAAATAACAAAGGGCTAAAACTCctgaatatatatattcaaCACATTTTAAGTTATTCCGTCGTAAAACTTCAGAGAATAAATAAAAGCAGCTTTCTTATCTctgatttttttaacaaaaaaagcCTCCAGCATTTTAAGTTTTCCTATGCGAACAAGACACATTGGGATACCGTACACACatgataaaatatataaaaactaAAAAGAAGAAGTTAAAATAGAGTCAACTTACCAACAATGTACCTTCAAGGCTGTGAGTACTGGGTGTGATGCATAGAGCAATGAAGTAAGGGATCAATACCTTGTGCATCTGCACCAGAGAAGATAAGACAAAAAAGTGACGTTTTCTAAAGCATTTTCACGGAGATTGACTGCGTGATTGCTTCTTAAGAACAATTCTGGATCGAGATTTGACTGAAATCATTCATTGCCACTTAAGCACAATAAAGTGGAGTTATAACCATAAAGCATAACAAACAGAAACAGCATTTAGTTTTTTTATGCAACAAGCGCCATTAAAAAAACGaaatgaataaataaagaaTATCTGACCTCCTGTATGACCACAGGATCTGAGGAAAAAATTTTAGGGAATAGCCAGGGAACTAACGTCCCAATAATTCCCAATATCACGCCAGTTACCACGCCGATGATGAACAGTGACTTAAGTAACGTTCGAGCCTGTTCTTCATGGAAAATTTTAGAAAGTAAAGTAAGAGAATGAACAGCAAGAATAATAGAAAAATTGCAGATGGCTTGAGTTTAACTACAAATATTTCACATAGACTGGACTGTGGGAAAAAAGGCCAAAGAGCAGCACCCATTCTGATTTCTGAAAATAAAAACTTCTATACCTGTCACTAGCAACTTGCTGAATGCTCTTCAATATTGTAGCAATCAAAATAATCAACAGAATTAACCTGATGATGATAGGTCTATATCTTCAGAACCACAAACCTTTGCTAAACTTCTATTGGTTCCATACAAAAGCTCGGGCATAAATGACTGGGCTGTTTGAGAAAGTGGTTCACCCCATACAGTGCACATACAGTATACTTGTATCATGacctaaaaaaaatagaaagttGATTAGGGTCGGCTGGTTTTTGTAAATTTGCAACTATGAGGTGAACTATAAAATACAGTATGACGCCCAACCTGATGAGCAGCAACCGCTTGTGTACCTAATGATGTAGCAAAGTAGACAAGTAGAGAGTAAAAAGCCACCTAAAAAGTCAAACAAACAGAAAAATCATAAGTGAGCAGATGAAGCGGAACACAGAATCACCGAAGGCACCACAAACCTTTGATGTCATTGTCACGAACACTGGTGCTGCGAGCATGAATATCTGAAGGAGTTCGTCAGGTTTTGGAATAGAGATGGAAAATCCATTATAGCCTTTCTTGCTCAAAGCCTCGATCATCATATAAGCAGCGACAACCTACAACACAACCCACAAGTGTGAAATATATACAGAAAGAAGTGATTCAACATGAAATTGAAAATCAATTATATAGTTTTTATTTCCTTTGCATCGAGTTTTTAGGATAACAAATGCTGGATCATCAAACCTGTGACACCATCGTTGCCCATGCTGCTCCAGCGATACCATATCCTAGGAATCTACATAAAACTATATCACCTACGCCATTTACAACAGTTGCAACAGCCAAAGCCTTCAATGGTCCCCATGAATCTTTCATTCCCAAACTGTGAACCAAGAATTGAGACCAAGGCAAGCATATTCAAGGAACTGGTCAATATCAGGGAATAAGTTTGATCAAATAGATTTTCCACCACAGCTTTTCCAAACGAGTGAGTAGATTAGAAGATACAAAATCGATTCAAAAATTCAATATCAACCTAAGTACAGCTCTTCTATTCAAATTGAAGGCTCTCAACACCTGATCCTCTATTTAATGTTTATTTCACCAAGTACAAAGTCATCGTAGGAAAATTATTATAGTTAGAACATAAAATCACCAGGAGAATGATTAAAGGATAATCCACTACCAGCCATAGGGATTAGTATCTTTGTAATCTAGGCTATATTTAGCATGCGTATATTTTATTCTAGGTAAGTTAGCAGTTCCTAATTTTATGGTCTATCAATTAGGGCTAAACTTTATGAGTCAGCTTTTATCCTTCCTGCCAATCTCTGTGTATATATATTCTCTTGGTTTAATCAAAAAAGTAGTAGAAGATTTCCTGATAATTTAAATcttcatggtatcagagctacgGCTCTTCTCTCTCAAATCGCAATCTCCTCCCCTATAGCCTCATTCTCGTGTAGCCATCCTCAACCATGGTGAAACATGGCCTGGCTACCGAAACCTCAAAATCAAAAACTCTAAACCCTAGCCCCACCGAAAACAATTCCCTTGTCATCACAAGCCACAAATTAAATGGCCACAATTATCTTCAGTGGTCTAAGTCGGTTAGAATGTTTATTTGCGGTAGAGGGAAGGAGGAGTACTTGATGAGCGAGTCGGCCATCCCAGAGAAGACGGATCCAGGCTTCAAGAAGTGGAACATCGAGAATCACATGATTATGGCGTGTCTTATCAATTCTATGACAGTGGAAATTGGAGAGAATTTCCTGTTATATGAAACAGCCCTTGAGATGTGGCAGGCCGCAAGGGAAACATACTCTAGCTCAGATAATACCTCAGAGCTATTCGCTGTAGAATCGGTACTATATGACTTGCGGCAAGGAGATCAGCCAGTCACTCTATATTACAACGCCCTTGTCCGACAGTGGCAGCAGCTCGATGCATTTGAAAGCCATGAATGGAAGTGTGCCGAGGAAAGTCAGCGATTCCTCAAAATTCAGGAGCAGAAGAGGACATTCAAGTTCTTACTAGGTCTCAACAAAGACTTAGATGAAGTCCGAGGCAGAATAATGGGTGGAAAGCCATTCCTGAACCTGAGAGAAGCATTTGCTGAGGTTCGAAGGGAAGAGAGTAGAAAGCGGGTGATGATGGGCACTCAGAATAGCTCGGTCAGCGTAGAAGGATCTGCACTTGCATCATACGGTGCACATCCTGCCAGCCAACAGGATACTCGTTCTCAGCGCAAAACTCGACCATACTGCGATCATTGTGCCAAGCCAGGCCATACAAAAGACACATGTTGGAAGATTCACGGGAAACCTGCTGATTGGAAGCCTTCTAGATCGTTCAATGAGCGAAACAGCCGAGCAAATTCAGCCACTTCCACGGAAGTCACTTCATTCTCAAAGGAGCAGATCGAGGCCTTACAGAAGGCATTAGCCACCACTCTAACACACCACGATACCACGAGCCAACCTGTCAGTTTGCATGCAAATAAAGGTAACAAGTATTATGCTTTGTCTACTTGGAATACTCTATCTCGTCATTGGATTATTGACTCAGGAGCATCAGACCATATGACGGGAGACCGGTCCCTGTTTCAAGAATACCAACCGAGCCAAACCCAAGTGACCGTGCGGATTGCTGACGGTTCTAAATCCCGAGTTGCCGGGATTGGAAAAATCTGCCTAACCTCAACTCTCACCCTACAATCTGTGTTGCATGTTCCGAAATTAGATTGCAACTTGTTATCAATAAATAAGTTAACATCTGATCATAATTGCTCCGCTGAATTTTTCCAAAATATGTGCATTTTTCAGGAATTGGGATCGAGGAAGATGATTGGCAGTGCTAGGGTGTGCTCAGGACTCTACTTGCTTAACTCGCCAACGGAATCCACATCAAGCCATGTCACCCTTAGTCAGCCTAATCATGAGTCAATCAAATCCAAGGTTTCAAAATCTGTTTTAGTTTCTAGAGTCAATAAGGATACTGAAGTCATGTGTTGGCACTATCGACTAGGACATCCAAGTTTTTATTATCTTGAAAAGTTATTCCCTCAATtgtttatgaataaaagacCACAACATTTTCATTGTGAAATTTGTCAACTTGCAAAGCACACACGCTCAGTTTATCGAAGCATTCCTTACAATCCATCGCAACCCTTCACTTTAATCCATAGTGACATATGGGGAGCATCAAGGATAGCTAATATAAATGGTGCCAAATGGTTTGTCACTTTTATCGATGACCACACTAGGCTCACATGGGTATTTCTCATGAAAGAAAAATCAGAACTTGAAAAAGTTTTTCTAGCATTCGAAGCCATGGTTCAAACTCAGTTTATGTCAAAAATCCGGGTACTAAAATCTGACAATGCCAGGGAATATTTCAACCTAAATCTAGGAGACTATTTCTCTAAACATGGGATAGTTCAAATCAGTTCATGTGTAAATACACCCCAACAAAATGGTATAGCCGAACGAAAAAATCGTCACCTATTAGAAGTTGCCCGATCCATTATGTTTTCAACTGGTGTCCCAAAATATTTATGGGGTGAGGCGGTGTTGACTGCTGCCTACCTTATAAATAGGATGCCATCCCGAGTCTTGAAGTTTGCTACGCCATATCAAACCCTAATCAAAGCTTATCCCCATGCAGCCATCCTATCCTCCAACTTACCAACAAAAATCTTCGGATGCTCCGCATTTGTTCACATCTATCCACACGACCGTAGCAAACTCGATCCTCGATCCACTAAGTGTGTCTTTATCGGCTATTCTTCCAATAAGAAAGGGTATAAGTGTTTTTGTCCTAGGACTAGAAAGATCTTTAACACTATGGATGTTACTTTTCTCGAAGAGACTCCCTATTTCACCAAAACTGTTCTTCAGGGGGAGAACTCGAGGGAAGTACAACCTTGGTCTTGGGATTCTCTCCTCATTACTACACCAAATATGCCACAAAATGACTCGAATCCACCTCCTACACTTGTTGATGACCAGGTCCAATCCCCACAACCCCAGCCAGACATACAAGTATACACCCGTCGGCCGAGACCCACTCCAAGAATAAGTGAGCCACTGACACATCCTACTGTTGAGCCGTCATCAAACTCGGTTCCGATTCCAAGCACGGAGCCACACACACCGGAACTTCCACCTCTCGAAGAGTCCGAAGAGTTACCTATTGCTCTACGAAAAGGTACCCGGAGTTGCATTAATCATCCAATACAGAGGTTTGTTTCCTATGGTGGTTTGTCACAGAAATACAGGGCTTACATCACAAATCTTGACACGGTACCTATTCCGGGATCAATACAAGAAGCTTTGAAGCACCCGGGATGGACTCAGGCGGTTCAAGAAGAATTGAGGGCTATGGAAAAGAATGACACGTGGACTATCACAGATTTACCTCCCGGGAAGAAAACCGTGAGTTGTAAGTGGTTATTCACCGTTAAATGCAAGGCGGATGGAAGTGTTGAACGGTTAAAGGCCCGACTAGTGGCTCGTGGATTTACTCAATCCTACGGAATCGACTATCAGGAGACATTCGCACCTGTAGCTAAACTTAACACCGTGCGAATTCTCTTGTCCGTGGCTGCGAATCTAGATTGGAAGCTGCAACAACTTGATATTAAGAATGCATTTCTTAATGGGGAATTGGAGGAAGAAGTCTACATGGATATTCCAACCGGGCTTTCTGTCAATGAGAGTAGCAATAAGGTGTGTAAGTTGCTGAAATCGATTTATGGGCTGAAACAATCACCAAGGGTATGGTTCGGGAGGTTCTCTACTGTGGAAGGAACAAGGGTTTCAGCAATGTCAATCCGATCACACCCTCTTTGTCAAACGATCTACCGATCATAGAGTTGCCATCCTCATTGTCTATGTGGATGACATTATCTTGACCGGGGACTATGAAGAGGCGATTGTGAATATTAAACGGTCATTGGCTCAGTCATTTGAGGTGAAAGACCTTGGGTTGCTGCGGTACTTCTTGGGTATCGAAGTATCAAGGTCAAAGAAGGGAATTGTTTTGTCACAACGCAAACATGTCTTGGATTTACTCAGTGAGACAGGGATGCTTGGCTGTAAACCAGCAAGTACTCCCATGGAAGCTATCAAACCAAGTGGAAAAAAAGATGAAGAGATCTTGTCCGACAAAGGGAGGTATCAACGGCTCGTAGGGAGGCTTATTTATTTGTCTCATACACGGCCAGACATCGGGTTCGCAGTGAGTTATGTGAGCCAATTCATGAACTGTCCCACTCAGAAACACATGGAAGGCGTATATCGAATTCTCCGATACTTGAAGAAGTGCCCGGGTGAAGGAATCTTATTTGGGAAACACGAAGATAGAAGTGTTGTATTGTATTCCGACGCGGATTGGGCTGGAAGCCACACGGACCGAAGATCAACAACGGggtattgttcatttgtatggGGAAATCTTGTAACTTGGAGAAGCAAGAAACAATCGGTGGTCTCCCGAAGCAGTGCAGAAGCTGAACTTAGGGCTCTAGCATTAGCTATTTGTGAAGGAATATGGATACGTCGTGTCTTGGAAGATTTGGGAATAAAACAGGAAGGATCAGTAACCCACAGATGTGACAACCAAGCTACCATTAGCATGGCGAAAGACCCGGTTCATCATGACCGTACAAAACACGTCGAAATAGACCGACATTTCATtgccgagaagctcaagaactCCGATGTTCAGATTCTCTACACACCTACTCGAGAGCAACTTGCAGATGTTCTCACTAAAGCCGTTCTAGGTCCTAACTTTGATGAAATATGTAACAATTTGGGCATGTACGATATGTACTACCCAACTTGAGGGGAGTGTCGATTATATCACTAGAAGTTAGGGATTAGTATCTTTGTAATCTAGGCTATATTTAGCATGCGTATATTTTATTCTAGGTAAGTTAGCAGTTCCTAATTTTATGGTCTATCATTTAGGGCTAAACTTTAGGAGTCAGCTTTTATCCTTCCTGTCAATCTCTGTGTATATATATTCTCTTGGTTTAATCAAAAAAGTAGTAGAAGATTTCCTGATAATTTAAATCTTCATATTCAATGAATAATAAGGACAACATAATATAACTGCCTCTACAAATAAAAAGGAACACAATAAAGGCGCCCTAAATAGCTCCAAATACCGACACAAAAAAGTCCACGATGGCCAGTAGGAACAAAAATAGAGTAAAGAACATGTATATCATATCCAACAATAAAGATGTATAAAGGGTAGTAGTGGACCTTGCACTTTGCGCAACCCATCCTATAAGAACTGCTGGCCATGCTAATCCCCGAATCTGGAAAATACAGTGATTATAAACCAACAAAAGGGAAAATgaataaagaaaaagaaaattatatgCATTTGTTTGGTTTTGTTTTCATCCTCACTCACCTTCCCAAAATAAAAACACAAATTATCATTCATTTTCAATCTCTATTCACAAAACATATTTTTCCCACCTTTTCATATCTCCCAACATGATCGTTACATTACTTTTAAATCAAGTTCTATTATTATCAACTTAATTTTAATCCAAAGCAGTGAAGcacaaaattatcaaaattctaaacataattttatattatggCGTGGTACCActatgatataaattttgacaCTACATGacatttacaaaaaaaaataaaaatgtctcTATTAGGTATAAACCCAAGAGTGTTTTATCTCTAAAAGCTTGTCTAATGGGTCGTACAACCTCATGGGTTTATAAGCTACTCTTTATTAGTTTTTAATAATTGAGAGGTAACATTGCCGACCCCTTGAGATGCCGTCATCCGCAACGGCCTACTCTAGACGACTTTCACACACTTTTCAAATCTATAATGTCTTTTTTTCACTTATCGAAATTGATCTGATTGTAACCATTTTCTAGGTCGTCCTTTCCTCCATGACGACTCTCAATGAGAGCACCAATGTTAGGTTATAAATCAAGAGGCGTTTCATCCCAAAAAGTTTGTCTAATGAGTGGTATAAGCTCGTGAGTTTACAAACTACTCTTTATTAGTTTTTAACTAGCGGATAGTGTTCcgtaaaaaaataatgaatgaagaagttttttaaattttaaaataaaagttataaatttttaaaattgaaatggtaagagataaaataaaatataaagaaaAATGCTATtgttataatatagtaaaaacaTGGTAGTTTGATAAGACGAAGGGTATTTTAAGTACACCCAAAATTACACCACGAGCTCATATATACTAAAAGTTATTTGATGTGGTATATTTGAAACATCATCGACTCATTGAGAAGACGATATTGCGGTGGCCTACTCTAGACGGCTTTCACATCTTTAAATATTCAATGCATGCATCATGCAACTTAAtccaatttatattatatatttttttgcaaTTATCAACACTAATCCGATGGTAACCCTTTTCTAGATCCGCCTCTTCTGCCACGCCAACTCTCAATGAGAGCTCCAATATTATGTTACAAACACAAGAGAAGTTTCATCCCAAAAGACTTGACTAATGGGTGGTATCATAGGTTCATAAGCAAttctttattaattttaatatttgatgTGGGACATTTGTAATAGTCTCCTTCAAAACACCTACATACACAACTTATTTTCCCAAACCTTTGCCAAATAAAGCATTCCTCCATAACTCCCAAAACATCACCGAACATTTTATAGATATTAATCAGTTAAGTCATCACTATGTGGTCATATATCCAAGGTTGTATAACACTTATTTGTGAATTACTCTATAATAGAATCTGCTGCTTGAATTACAATGGAAATTAAAGTGACCATAAAAAAGAACTTTAACGGGTAAAACAAAGAGCTCAAAGAAATTTGACAGTGCTGGACTCTACATCCTGATTTGTTCACAATGTAGCTCTCCATGGTACCCCTTCCATCACCAAAACTACAATGAAACTACACATTaaattaatcttacatttttATGCTTAGAAATTGATTAAAAGGGAAATATTTGGCTTTTTTCGTATTTTAGAGGCTAATATCAGTATCACAACTCATGACATCATCACTACATGAACCCATGCCCCCATCCTACATAACACAAACTAGTACTGAGTCTTGTAAGTTTTAGGAATAAAATTCTCTTACTTTATTAATCATCAGCCCTAGCTTATATATTACATTAGAGAACAAATAGAAACTTAAACCTAGCGTTAAACTAGGAACAAACTCAACAGCCAACAAACCTCCTAACAATCAGGGAGGAAATCAAGGAGAAAAAACAGTAAAAAAGAGAAAAGGAATAATAAACAGGAACTCTAATAAACCGACTAATCTAACACTCCCCCTCAAGTTGGTGCATAAATGTCTATCATGCCCAACTTGCTTATACAACTCTCAAACATCGGTCTAAATAATCccttggtgaagatgtcagcagcttgCTCGGATGATAGAACATATGGAGTACAAAACAGACCAGTATCTAGCTTTTGTTTTATGAAGTGTCGATCCACTTCAATGTGTTTAGTCCGATCGTGCTGAACCGGATTATGAGCTATGCTAATCGCTGCCTTATTGTCACAATACAGTCTAATCGGAAGAGCAGCCTCAATTCTCAGGTCCTGTAACACTCGTTGAACCCAAATAGTCTCACATATCCCATTAGCCATAGCTCTAAACTCGGCCTCGGCACTGCTACGCGCTACAACGTTCTGTTTCTTACTCCTCCATGTGACGAGGTTCCCCCACAAGAAAGTACGGTAGCCCGAAGTTGATTTCCTGTCAGTAATGGACCCAGCCCAATCAGCATCTGTATAAACTTCCAACTTCTTGCTCTCACTCTTCTTGAAACATAAGCCCGTTCCTGGACACCCCTTTAGGTACCTTAGGATTCTGTTAACGGCTTCAAGATGGTCTCTAGAGGGAGCGTGCATAAACTGACTCACTAGGCTCACAGCGAATGCTATGTCTGGTCGAGTGTGAGATAGATAAATCAATTTACCTACGAGTCTCTGATACTGATGCACATCTACGGCATTCTAAGTGGTGGTCTCCCCGAGTTTTTTATTTGCATCTATTGGAGTCTCAGCGGGTTTACAGTCGCTCATGCCTGTCTCTTCTAGCAAATCCATGATGTATTTGCGCTGAGAAACCGCCAGCCCATTGCTCGACCGAGCAAACTCCATAGCCAGAAAATACCGAAGCCCACCTAGATCTTTGAtctcgaattcctttgatagTTTTTCCTTCAACGAACTCATCTCCTCAATATCATCACCTGTGAGAATAATGTCATCCACATAGACAATCAAAACCGAGACTTTCGATCCCGAGAACTTTGTGAACATAGTGTGATCGGATTGCCCCTGCACATAGCCTTGTTTCAACACAAATTGGGTAAATCTTCCAAACCAGGCTCTTGGAGACTGTTTGAGACCGTATAGAGCCTTTTTCAACCTACAAACTTTCTTACCACATGTACCTTCAAATCCGGGAGGaggatccatgaagacttcttTTTCTAACACTTCATTTAGGAAGGCGTTTTTCACGTCGAGTTGTTGAAGAGGCCAGTCCAAATTTACAGCAATGGACAGCAGCACCTGGACAGTATTCATCATCACAACAGGTGCAAAGGTCTCTGAATAATCGATGCTGTATGTTTGTGTGAAGCCCTTGGCCACAAGGCGTGCCTTGTATCTTTCAAGTATCCCCTCTACATTAAATTTCGGTGTAAATACCTATTTACACCCAACGGTTGACTTCCCCACAGGAAGCTTCTCAAGAACCCAAGTCTGATTTTTCTCAAGTGCACCAAGTTCCTTGTGTACAGCTTTCTTCCACTCAGGACACTCTAAAGCTTCTTGAATATTTCTTGGAATATGGACAGAAGAGACATTACCTGAAAACATTGAGAATTGGGGAGACAATCTAGAATAGGAGACAAAGTTTGATATAGGGTATTTGGCACATCAtcttctttcttttcgtagGGCAATTGGGAGATCCAGAGGGGTAGGGAACTTACCTTCAGAAGATGACTCTGAGTTGGACTCATGGTCAAGTTGAGATATGATGTCTCTCCC
This window contains:
- the LOC142519506 gene encoding protein DETOXIFICATION 46, chloroplastic-like: MNIGTLPRDSCHPLFRPPDKVWKRNFVLQRSNLQILNKKPNIFVIRKCYSSNEESIAEVSARGDAKGERADMVEKMLELDEISEKKIEGFSENESMWNQLMEIVRFSGPAVGLWICGPLMSLIDTAVIGQGSSIELAALGPGTVFCDYTCYVFMFLSIATSNLVATSLAKQDKHEVQHQISSLLFIGLASGFLMLFFTRCYGQLALTGFAGANNADIISAADTYIQIRGLAWPAVLIGWVAQSASLGMKDSWGPLKALAVATVVNGVGDIVLCRFLGYGIAGAAWATMVSQVVAAYMMIEALSKKGYNGFSISIPKPDELLQIFMLAAPVFVTMTSKVAFYSLLVYFATSLGTQAVAAHQVMIQVYCMCTVWGEPLSQTAQSFMPELLYGTNRSLAKARTLLKSLFIIGVVTGVILGIIGTLVPWLFPKIFSSDPVVIQEMHKVLIPYFIALCITPSTHSLEGTLLAGRDLKFISMSMTGIFCSGTLLLLIVRNSGYGLTGCWFALVAFQWSRFLIALRRLTTPEGVLYSEDMSRYPLGEVKTA